The Planctomycetota bacterium genomic interval GCAGGTTGACGGCGATCTGCTCGTGGTCGCCGGTGCCGGTGTTGAAGAGCAGCTTCACGTTGGGGAAGCCCTCACCGTCCTCGTACCCTGCTTCGGCCAGCAGTTCCTTGGCCCGTTCGATGTCGAAGGGCAGGCCTTCGGGATGCTGGTAGCCCGGGAAATACTCCAGGTTCTTCGGCACGTAAACGCTGGTGGGCATCTGCCCCATGCGGGTGATGTTCTCGACGATCTGCGTCTTGTCGACGGCCATCGACAGCGCCTGCCGGACGCGTTTGTCGGCCAGCGGATTGTCGCTGCCGTCGCGGAGCTTGGGGTCGGTGTTGAACGACCAGAAGTACGTGCCGAAGGCGGGGAAGACCGAGAGGTCCTCGCGGCCGGCCTGCTGCATGTTGTACGCGAACGTGCCGGGAATGTCGGTCAGCCAGTCGATCTGGCCGCGCGAGTACCGCTGGTAGGCGAGCTCGTGTTCGATGGGCGAGACGCTGCGAACGGTGCGGCTCTTGGTGTTGATTGCGTCCCAGTAGTGCTCGTTCATCTCGAGCGTCTGGCCCTGCTTGAGGTCGTTGCGGGCCAGCTTGTACGCACCGTTGCCGACGAGGCTGCCCGGACGCCACCAGTCCGCGTTGTAGCGGATGCGGCCGTCCTCGCCGACTTCCTTGTGTGGCTCCATCGACGCCTCGTGCATCGGCCAAAAGACCGTGAAGGTCAGCAGATCAGGGAAGAACGTCACCGGTGCGGCGAGGTCGACGCGAAGCTCCAGGTCGCCCAGCTTTTTGATGCCGACCTTCGAGAAGTCAGCCGACGCGGGATCGTCGCGATAGGCCTCGGCGTAGGTCTTGGCACCGGAGACGTAGTCTTCCACGAGCTTGCTGTAGTAGCCGCGCTCGCGGAGATTTCGCCGCCACGCAAAGACGAAGTCATCTGCGGTGACCGGATCGCCGTTGGACCACTTGGCATCGTCGCGCAGTTGGATGGTCCAGGTGCGGAAGTCGTCGCTGTGGGTGACTTCGCTCCCAACGCCGAGGATCGGCTCGAGCGTGGCAGCGTCGAGTCGGTAGACGCCCTCGAACAGCCCCTGGCCGATGCGGATGTCCTGCATCCAGGACATCTGGTTCGGGTCGAGCATCGTCACCTCGCCGCGATTGGCGAAGACGAACTCGGCCTCGGCGTCCATGTTGATTTCCGGCGGCTCACTGTCGACGCCGTCACCATCGCCGCAACCGGCAAGGGCAAATGGAACAACCAAGGCCAGAGCGGCAGAACGAACGAGGGTCTTCAACATCGGCATGAGGCGACTCCAAGCGGACAGACGCGTCCGCAGCAGCACACCGTACGCAACGCCCTGCCGGGGCGGAAGTGGCTCCGTGTCATCAGGCTTCAAGAACCGCGTCTACTCGGCGGCATCGGCCGATGCGTCGTCCGGCAGCTCCACCTCGGCGGCGGCGATCATCGCGGTCACACGCTCGCGAATCTGGTCGGACGAGGCACTCTTGGGAAGTTCGGCCACGTTGCGGGCCGCCGTCGCAAGGGCCGGCCGGCTCTCGAACCCGGCGATCTCGATGAGCGACTGGGCGGCACTGGTCAAGACG includes:
- a CDS encoding peptide ABC transporter substrate-binding protein codes for the protein MPMLKTLVRSAALALVVPFALAGCGDGDGVDSEPPEINMDAEAEFVFANRGEVTMLDPNQMSWMQDIRIGQGLFEGVYRLDAATLEPILGVGSEVTHSDDFRTWTIQLRDDAKWSNGDPVTADDFVFAWRRNLRERGYYSKLVEDYVSGAKTYAEAYRDDPASADFSKVGIKKLGDLELRVDLAAPVTFFPDLLTFTVFWPMHEASMEPHKEVGEDGRIRYNADWWRPGSLVGNGAYKLARNDLKQGQTLEMNEHYWDAINTKSRTVRSVSPIEHELAYQRYSRGQIDWLTDIPGTFAYNMQQAGREDLSVFPAFGTYFWSFNTDPKLRDGSDNPLADKRVRQALSMAVDKTQIVENITRMGQMPTSVYVPKNLEYFPGYQHPEGLPFDIERAKELLAEAGYEDGEGFPNVKLLFNTGTGDHEQIAVNLQRQWRQNLGITFDLEPVEIAQFKDRYKPEYSDEEEDGLRAGDFAITRGSWYGDYMDVSTFTDKYKSDSLNNEAGWVNAEYDRLVAEAKQTEDPQARLDLLSQAEALLLEEAAILPLYHYQNTFIKNPAVTGIPENARNMVMLQNVETPRSTGPGASGNQTASAE